The genomic segment GCGATCGGCTGCTCGGCGCCGCCGCGAACCACCGTCGTCGCGCCGGTGGCGGTCTTCACGTAGCCGATCGGCTCGGCGGCCAGGGCATGGATCGGTGCTGCGAGGATCAGCAGCAGGGCAAGCTTGGTCGACATTTGCATGAGAGCCTCCTTACGGCCCGCGCCTCGAGGCGCTGCACCGGATCGGCCTTGCCGTCCGGATTCGGAGCACCCCGCCAGTCCGGTGCTCGGCTGAACCACCCATACGACCTATAGCGGTCCCCGAAGACTTGGCCAAGGGGCGCAACCCACCTACGATGCAGAGGCGTGCGGGAGGGCCGGCCCGAGACGACGGGAGGGAACCAGGGCATGAGTCAGAGGGAATCGGGCGGAGGACGGGGCGGAGACCTGGAGCGACTCTCCATCCACCATCCGCTGGCGACGTATCTCGAGGAGCTTCACCGCCGCCACGCCGGCTGCAGCGACGGGGAGGTCGCCAGCTACATTCCGGAGCTGGCCAAGGCCAATCCTGGCCATTTCGGCATCGCCCTGGCCACCATCGACGGCCAGGTCTACGAAGCCGGCGACAGCCGGGTCCAGTTTTCCATCCAGTCGATCTCCAAGCCGTTCGTCTACGCGCTGGCGCTCCATGACGAAGGCCTGGAGCGCGTGCTCGAGAAGATCGGCGTGGAGCCGACCGGCGACGCGTTCAACTCGATCAGCCTGCACGAGGATACGGGGCGGCCGTTCAACCCGATGATCAATGCAGGTGCCATCGCGTCCACCGGGCTCATTCGCGGCAAGGACGAGAACGAGAAGATGCAGCGCATCCTCGAGATGTTCTCGCGCTGCGCCGGCCGCGAGCTGTCCATCGACGATTCGATCTACCACTCCGAGCACGACACGGGCTACCGCAACTTCGCGATCGGCTACATGCTGCGAAACTTCGGCATCGTCGGCTCGGCGCCGGAGCCGGTGCTCGACCTTTATTTCCGGCAGTGTTCGATCACCGTCACCTGCCGCGACCTGGCCATCATGGCCACGACGCTGGCCAACGGCGGGATCTGTCCACTGACCGGCGAGCGGGCGATCGACGCCGCCTACGTCCCGCGCGTGCTCAGCGTCATGGCCACCTGCGGCATGTACGACTACGCCGGCGAATGGATCTACCGCATCGGCATGCCGTCCAAGAGCGGCGTGGGTGGCGGCATCATCGGCGTGCTGCCGGGCCACATGGGCATCGCCGTCTTCTCTCCGCCGCTGGACGCGCGCGGCAACAGCGTGCGCGGCATCCGCGTGTTCAACGATCTTTCGGAGGATTTCGGGCTGCACCTGTTCCAGACGCCGAGCCCGGTCAAGTCGGTGGTGCGACGGCGCTTCGATGCGGCCTCCGTGGCCTCCAAGCGCATCCGGCGCCGATCGGACGCCAACGCGCTGGCCGAGCATGGCCATCGCATCGTCGTCTTCGAGCTGCAGGGCGAGCTGACGCTGTTCTCGGTCGAACGCGTCGTGCGAAACATCCTGACGCTGCCGGAGGCGGTCAGCTACCTCATCATCGACTTCAAGCGCGTGTTCGGCGCCGACCGGCCGGCCCTCGATCTGTGGGTGACGTTCCTCGAGAGCATCGAGGGCCGATACAAGGAAGTCATCCTGACCGAGCTCGACAGCAACCCCACCCTGGCCGCGTACTTCGAGATGGCGCTCGAGAACCGGCCGCCCTCCTCGCTCGGGATCCTGCGTGAAGCCGACGCCGCACTGGAGCTGTGCGAGAACAGGCTGCTCCAGGAGCTCGGCAGCGCCACCGATCCGGACGCGACGGTGCCGCTCGACGAATTCGAGATCTGCGACGGCCTGGACGAATCGCGCATCGAGACGCTGCGCAGCTACCTCGAGAAGCGCTCGTATCGGCAGAGCGAGATGATCTTCGAGATGGGCGACGATGCCAACGCGCTCTACTTCCTGACGCGAGGCCAGGTCAGCATCACCATCGACGTGCTACCGGGCACCTCCAAGCGTCTGACCACCTGCACGCCGGGCATGCTGTTCGGCGAGATGGCGATCCTGGAGCGGCAGCCACGCTCGGCCGCCGTGCGCGCCGACACGCCGGTGGAATGCTACCTGCTGTCGATGGAGAACT from the Candidatus Limnocylindrales bacterium genome contains:
- the glsA gene encoding glutaminase A; the protein is MSQRESGGGRGGDLERLSIHHPLATYLEELHRRHAGCSDGEVASYIPELAKANPGHFGIALATIDGQVYEAGDSRVQFSIQSISKPFVYALALHDEGLERVLEKIGVEPTGDAFNSISLHEDTGRPFNPMINAGAIASTGLIRGKDENEKMQRILEMFSRCAGRELSIDDSIYHSEHDTGYRNFAIGYMLRNFGIVGSAPEPVLDLYFRQCSITVTCRDLAIMATTLANGGICPLTGERAIDAAYVPRVLSVMATCGMYDYAGEWIYRIGMPSKSGVGGGIIGVLPGHMGIAVFSPPLDARGNSVRGIRVFNDLSEDFGLHLFQTPSPVKSVVRRRFDAASVASKRIRRRSDANALAEHGHRIVVFELQGELTLFSVERVVRNILTLPEAVSYLIIDFKRVFGADRPALDLWVTFLESIEGRYKEVILTELDSNPTLAAYFEMALENRPPSSLGILREADAALELCENRLLQELGSATDPDATVPLDEFEICDGLDESRIETLRSYLEKRSYRQSEMIFEMGDDANALYFLTRGQVSITIDVLPGTSKRLTTCTPGMLFGEMAILERQPRSAAVRADTPVECYLLSMENFDRLTEAHPDIKAKLMENFARSLSLRVRRLTEEVRALSE